In Actinomycetota bacterium, the sequence AACTGCTACTTTCGACCTGGTACGTCCTGCCGATGATTCCGCTCGTCCTTTGGGCAATGGCTCGAACGTGGCCCGCGCCCCTGGTGCTGCCAAGCCAGTGGGGTCCTGCAGGCCTAACCGAAGCTCTCAACGACGACGCCACCTCGGCCTTCGCCGCATCCCTCATGCTCGCCACTCTCACCGCCGTCCTGGCCACACCAGCCGGTGCCATGGCCGCCTTCGCGCTCACCTTCGGGCGGCTCCGCGGCCATCGTGCACTCTCGGTGCTCCTGCTCGCGCCTGCCTTCGTTCCTCCATTCGTCATCGTGATGGGCATCAACGTCACGCTGCTACGGCTACACATTCCCTCGATGATGGGCATCGTCCTGGTGCTGATAGTCACGGCAATTCCGTACACCACATTCGTCATGCGGTCAGCGCTCGCGAGCTACGAAATCGGCTTCGAGGACGAAGCCCGCACCCTGGGAGCCAGCCCAAGAGCCGTCCTGGTGCGCATCCGCATCCCAATGCTCGCACCAGCAATCGCGACTTCAGCATTCCTGGCATTCCTCGTGGGGTGGAGCGACTACGTGGTCACCCTCCTCATCGGAGGGGGCGAGATCGTGAGCGTCCCGATGCGTATCGCCGCAGGAGCCTCGGGCACTGGCAACGACGCGATGGTCGCCGCCCTGTCGATCGCAGCGGCCGCTCCACCACTGCTGCTGCTCCTGGCACTCAGTCGACTCTCCCAAACGCCTCGGCGTCGGGAACTGCGCGCCTCCAGCAGCGCCCAAGGAAAACAGCGCACAGTAATTGGAGTCCTTACATGACAGCATCCCTGCGACTGGAACAACTGAGCCGCACCTACCCGGGAGCACTGACTCCGGCAGTGAACGAGATCGACCTTGCCATCGACGCCGGACACGCAGTCGCGCTCCTCGGTCCATCGGGATCAGGGAAGACCACCGTGCTCCGCCTCATCGCCGGACTCGACGCTCCCGACCACGGCAACATCCTGATCAATGAGACCAGCGTGCTCGGCAGGTCTCCGGAGCGGCGCGACATCGCCATGGTCTCCCAACGGCCACTGCTGTTCCCGCACATGTCCGTGCTCGACAACGTCGCGTTCGCGCCGCGCATGGCAGGCATAGGCAAGCGCCAGTCCTGCGACACAGCCATGCGCTTCCTCGAGCTCGTGCAGCTTCCCGGGTTCGGCAAACGCCGTCCCACCGAACTGTCAGGAGGGCAGCAACAGCGCGTAGCCCTGGCACGAGCGCTGGCTGCTGAACCGGCCGTGCTGCTGCTCGACGAACCTTTCAGCGCCTTGGATCCGGCGTTGAAGGCAGACATGCACCAGCTGCTCGTCGAACTGCGCGCCGTCCTGCAGCAGACCATCGTCATGGTCACCCACGACCACCATGAGGCAGTGCTGCTCGCAGATTCGATCGCCGTCGTCATCGACGGTGTCCTGCAGCAACACACTCCGGCAGAAGCACTGTTCGCCCATCCAGAATCCCTGGCAGTGAGCAGGTTCCTGGGCGGTCTCAACGAGATCCCCGGTGAGCTGCGCGGCAACCTCTTCCACTGTGCGATCGGCGCCCTGGATCTCGCGAAGGATCACGGGTGCGCGCATGGCTCCGCAGTCATGGTCATCCGCCAGGAGGCCGTGCGTCTGGTTGGTGAGTCATCAGTCGACGCCGATACCTGCGGGCGCATCCAGCGAACGGTCCCGCTCGGAGCGCGCACACTAGTCGAGGTGCGCACTTGCGATCTCACACTGTTCGCGGAGGTCGCGCCGGGGTTGGGGGCACAGCCCGGCGATGTGGTCGGCGTTGCACTGCCGCGAAGTCAGCGACGAGTGCTGCGGGATTGTGCAGAAGCACAGCCGCTGACTGCAGGTTCCGCCGAAGTTGCGCACGCCCTCTGAGTATCCGCGACAGGAGCGATCGGCAGGAGCCTGCGCAGGTGAGCATTCTCTGCGATGTCGAGCACGGCGTGCTGGGCGCATGCGGGCACCAGCCCACCATTCTCTGGGTGGGCCATGGTGTAGACGCAGGCTTGCAACCGTTCCTGAGTCGCGCGAATCTTCGGGTCCTGGCTCATCTGATCGTTCTGCAGCAATGCCCATGCGGGGGCGACGGCCTCCGCGGCCATGAATGCATGCATGACGAACGTCATCGACTTCACTCTGCCGCGGCGCATCGCCCGCAGTCCGCCAGCGCGCCGCACAAGGCCTCGGGCGTAGCGCACCCCCACCGGAATCACCTGGGGGCGTGCCGCCACGCCTCGGGCCACACGCACTGCCGCACCCACTTCGGCACACCGCCGAGCGTGATGCCGCCGAGATGCTCCAGGAATGCATCGCGGGCTGCGACATCGTTCGCGTCGGTGTCGTCGATCAATGGATGCCACCTTGAACCGATCATGAAGCCAAATGAAGTTCGATTGCATCGAGGGTCGCCGAACTGCAAGCCCGCATACGGAACCCGCCTGCCGACGCCGGATTCGATCGCTGACCACACGTCGTCATTGCCCACCTCACGGAAGCTCGCGTCCCAGCGACGAT encodes:
- a CDS encoding ABC transporter permease subunit; the encoded protein is MTPRTAIGRHVAGTLQLLLSTWYVLPMIPLVLWAMARTWPAPLVLPSQWGPAGLTEALNDDATSAFAASLMLATLTAVLATPAGAMAAFALTFGRLRGHRALSVLLLAPAFVPPFVIVMGINVTLLRLHIPSMMGIVLVLIVTAIPYTTFVMRSALASYEIGFEDEARTLGASPRAVLVRIRIPMLAPAIATSAFLAFLVGWSDYVVTLLIGGGEIVSVPMRIAAGASGTGNDAMVAALSIAAAAPPLLLLLALSRLSQTPRRRELRASSSAQGKQRTVIGVLT
- a CDS encoding ABC transporter ATP-binding protein; translated protein: MTASLRLEQLSRTYPGALTPAVNEIDLAIDAGHAVALLGPSGSGKTTVLRLIAGLDAPDHGNILINETSVLGRSPERRDIAMVSQRPLLFPHMSVLDNVAFAPRMAGIGKRQSCDTAMRFLELVQLPGFGKRRPTELSGGQQQRVALARALAAEPAVLLLDEPFSALDPALKADMHQLLVELRAVLQQTIVMVTHDHHEAVLLADSIAVVIDGVLQQHTPAEALFAHPESLAVSRFLGGLNEIPGELRGNLFHCAIGALDLAKDHGCAHGSAVMVIRQEAVRLVGESSVDADTCGRIQRTVPLGARTLVEVRTCDLTLFAEVAPGLGAQPGDVVGVALPRSQRRVLRDCAEAQPLTAGSAEVAHAL